From the Chiloscyllium punctatum isolate Juve2018m chromosome 42, sChiPun1.3, whole genome shotgun sequence genome, the window ACTGATGCACTATTGACTGCTGGAGGCCTAAATAAACCGCATAAGGAGCCATGTCTCAGACACAGGAAATGTAATCGGCTGGGACAAGAAGTGAGACTGAGCACGACGCAGCTGGGCTGAAGGTTTGGAGtgaagttgggggaggggagtcagTCTGCGATGGGGGAGGGGGTCGGTACTGGAGGTGAAGCAAAGTTCAATTTCTTTACACAACTCCGCTTAAGTCATTATCTGAAGTTATTAACTCAacataaatgtcattaaaactcAGATTATTCTCCGGCATACTTAGCAGCAAGAAGTTGTTACATTTTCTATTGTAGAAAATGTCTTGTGTTTAAATCTTTTTAATACACTGCCAGACCGTTACGTATAAAGTATGCAAATCCATTCTCTCACTCAAACGGATTCAGCCCCAACTGAATGGCAAATTAACGATGGCAATGCAAGTGACTGTCTCTCCATTTAAATGGCATTCAAGCGAGTCTCTTGAGGTTGATGAGTAGCCAGATTGGAACTTATGACGTGTAAAAGAATTTGAGTGGTCGCAACTGCAAGAGGGCCCAGACTAGCAGAATGGGAAGGCAAATGGCTGTCGGATTTACGACTGAGACGTGTGCGGTGATGCTTTGTGTTGGGGAGATGGACTTAATAGCACTGTTCTAAAGAACAGTGTGCAGGACGCACTGGATTCCAGATGTGAGCCCTTTTACCTGCAAGGTTAGGCTGGAGAGGCTgaattattttccctggagccagTGAGTCTGAGGACTAAGGTGTACCCGATTGTGTCAAGTTTAGATAATGTAACATTATGGACACGGAGAGATTGTGGCTTGGTTTCCACATGTTGTGGTTTTCAACTGACTGAAGACATATGTATAAAGAGTTTTTTTTGTTATTCtttcttgggatgtgggtgttgcaggccaggccagtatttgttgccaaTCCCTGGTTGTCTTTTGAATTGAGTAGTTTGTTAGACCAGTtgtaggaacataggaacattcagcccttgagcctgttccccattcagtgagatcacagTTGATTTGTGGTCGAACTCCATTATATTTGCCTTTGtcacatatcccttaataccttttgcttaattaaaaaaaatctatctcagatttaaaataaacAACTGATCTATCATCTTCTGCCTCTTGCACTGTTCCAAACCTTTAGCACTGTTTGTGTTTAGAAGTGCTTCAGTCTAGCCAGAACAGTCCAGCCATAATTCTCAGAATATGACCTCTACTTCTAGAATCCACAAGCAATGGCAATAGTTTATCTattctgtcttttcctgttaatatcttgaagacttcaatcagatcacccctcaaccatctaaattctagagaaaacaggtcTGATTGAGAAAAATTCTTCTTCATtacttaacccctgaagtccaggttTTATTCTTATGAACCTACACTGTACTCCTTCCAACGCCAATAGATCCTTCCCAAGATGGTGGCAGAGCTCATGCGtttctttctcttattttctctcttgGTGATTCTTTTCTTCTTATCTTCACTCCCAGCCTTAGCACGGACACAGCCGTGGCAATCTCTGGTCCTGGCCTGGCCCCTGAAGGTCTCTTGGCAGCACATGGAGGTATCTCAGCCCAGCATCCTAGTGTGGCAGTATCTTGGTGTGCAAGTGGGTCCTGCCATGCATGTTCTGGAGGCAGCGGGAGGAGATTGGGAGGCGGCAGCTTCAGCAGCAGTGATGGCATAGCGGCCAAATGTGGGTACAGTGAGTGCTGAGGGAAGTTCCCCAGTAACTGCAGTGGCACATCGAGAACAGGCAGCTGAGGTCTCCCAGAGAGCAAGCTAAGTGAAGGATTCATCAAAGACTGTGGAACTTTTAAtcttattcctttatttttctagtTTATATTAAGAAGAACTTTTGGCTTCAGCCTCATTATTAGAGTTCAAGATGCTGATGCCCAAGAAGCTATCTTTGAGCTCGTCTTCTTCAAGGAGGGAGTAATGGTGACCAAGAAGGATGTGCATATGCCAAAACATCCAGAACTGGCAGACAACAATGTCCCTAACTTGCACGTAATGAAAGCCATGCAGTCTTTGAAATCTCGTGGTTATGTAATGGAGCAGTTTGCTTGGCGACACTTCTACTGGTATTTGACAAACGAGGGCATTCAGTACCTGCGTGACTATCTTCACCTTCCTCCTGAAATCGTTCCTGCTACTCTAAGTCACCAGACTCGTCCTGAGACTGCCAGGCCAAGGCCTAAAAGTCTGGGTGAGGACCGTCCAGCTCATCTTTGTGATGAAGCTGACAGAGACACTTACAGGCGGGCTGCTCCCCTTGGTGCAGACAAAAAGGCTGAAGCTGGTGCTGGTGCAACTACAGAATTCCAGTTTAGAGGTGGATTTGGCTGTGGTCGTGGACAACCCCAATAAATGTGTACAATTTGCTGTATAAAATAAAGACAATTGAAAAACATAAAAAAGGACTTTTATGTTAACTGTTACCTTATTTTTCCACTAATTCTATGAAAGTAATGTTTAACTTTTTTAACTTTCATAATCTCTTTTAGGAGCTCATAGGCTGCTTTGTGGATGTTTGCCGGTCTTTGCAGCTTTCCCATTCAGGAGGATATGTGTGGCTTGCACGTTTATAAGCCATTTCTGTTAGTTCTGTGGTGTTCCATAGTTGCCCTTGGTTGTTTCTCTATAGAGTGGAGCTTTTCCCTCTCGGGGTTATAAACTGTTTTATATTGTGTTAAATAATCCTCTAAACATCCGTCACTGTTTTTCAGCTGTTTTACCCATTAACAGACTTTCCAAGTTTACTATGGACAGCTCTATCTCATCTTGTTAAAGTTGGCCTTATCAAAATCTCACAGCTGGTTTGTGCTTTTCATTTTCAAACACTACATTGAACtcaatcatgttatgatcactatttgaTAAATGTTCTTGCGCAATTAGGTAACTAATTAAATCTAGCTCATTACTAATTACTAAATCCAAAGTTGCTTTTCCCCACATTGTATCTAGGACACATTGCTGTAGGGAACTAAGCTGAACACAATCCAGAAATTCACGATCTTTCTGACAGGGGCTTGTCTGCCTCTCCCaatctatgatgt encodes:
- the LOC140465895 gene encoding LOW QUALITY PROTEIN: small ribosomal subunit protein eS10-like (The sequence of the model RefSeq protein was modified relative to this genomic sequence to represent the inferred CDS: inserted 1 base in 1 codon), giving the protein MLMPKKXIFELVFFKEGVMVTKKDVHMPKHPELADNNVPNLHVMKAMQSLKSRGYVMEQFAWRHFYWYLTNEGIQYLRDYLHLPPEIVPATLSHQTRPETARPRPKSLGEDRPAHLCDEADRDTYRRAAPLGADKKAEAGAGATTEFQFRGGFGCGRGQPQ